CCGAGAACTTCAGCAGATTGTGGCCCTCCCTGAGCTTCGTGATATGCATCACCGCAAGTTTCTTTTTCCTGAACAAGGCGATCAACAGCGGGTTGCCCATTGGTACAGCTTATGCGGTATGGACGGGCATTGGCGCCGCAGGCACTGCCATAGCCGGTATGCTGATCTTTAAAGAGCCCGCCGCGGCCTGGCGGATATTTTTCCTGGTGATGCTGATCGGGTCGATCGCCGGATTAAAGCTCGTATCGGAAGGGCATTGACCGGATGGCTAAGCCGGGCGCCACCCGCCTCCACAAACTGATTTGTGCATTTACAGCGCATTTAAACACCATGAATGTGCTATTCGGCAGGCCTGAAAAGTTTTGTACATTACGCGCCATTCCATGAAGCCTGGCAAAAGCGGAAAGACTCATGTCCATCAAACTATAAAACCGATACAGCGAATATCCAACATGGCAAAGGAATCTACCTTTAACCCTGAATACCAGGCTGCTAATACTGCCAGCAAAGTGGTGGCTGCGCTGGAGCGGCTGTCCGAAGCTTTTCGGGTATTGCTATGGCAGGAGGCCAAGCAGCATGGTATCAGCCCCATACAGGTACAGATCCTTACTTTTCTGCTTCACTACCCGGAAAAAGTACGCACGGTCACCCATCTTGCCACTTACTTTAATATGACAAAGGCTACCGTCAGCGATGCTATCAAAACACTGGAATCCAAAGCGCTGTTAAACAGGAAAGAAGTAAAAAAGGATAACCGCAGTCATACTTTGCATCTCACGCGGGAAGGGCGAAGTCTTGGTAAAAAAGTGGAAAAATTCGCCAATCCCATGCTGGATGCGGTGAAAAATATACCGCCGGGGAAACAGGCGGAGCTGCTGGAAGAATTGCTGCGGCTGATCAAGGACCTCAATGAAAAGCTGATCATCACCCCACAGCGGATGTGTTTCAACTGCCGTTTTTATGAGATGAAGCGCGGCGGTCACTATTGCAACCTCGTACAGTCACCGCTTAAATCCTCCGACCTCCGGGTAGAATGCCCCGAGTTCGATGTGGCGGTACTCAAAAAATAAATTCAGGGAAGCGATCATTGCGATGCCCGCTGGCTCCTCCACCAGCGGTAGCCCAGCAGGGCTATAAGCGCCAGCGGCGTAAAAGCCAGCATCAGGATGCCGTTATTCAGTCCTTTGGCCGGGCCCTCGCCAAGCTGCTGGGCCGTTTTCGTACAGAGAGAGCATTGTGCGAACAATTCGCTGCCGGATAACAGCAGCGCAAGCATCATGATAAAAAGAAATAACTTTTTCACAGTACGAATGTAAAGCATTTAGCTGGTACGAATCCTGACGGGCATCAGTTTTTATGCATAGTAAGGCTGTATCATGATGTACACCACCACACCGGTAATGGCTACATAGAACCAGAGTGGCCAGGTGATGCGGGCGATCTTCCGGTGACGGGGATTGTCGTGCTGGAATGCGCGCAGCAGGGTAAACAATACCAGCGGTACGATCACGATGGCCAGCAGGATATGCGTCAGCAACAGGAAATAATACAAGTAACGGATGCTTCCCACCACAGCGATCTCGGCGGCATCTGTCACGCCATCGTGATTGATGTCCCCGAACTTCGTACTGTCCGTAAGGAAGTGATAGGTAACATAAGAGAGCAGGAATACGGCAGACAGGAATACGGCAGACAGGTTGGCCCATTTATGTGCCCGCTGCCGCCCGTTCTTGATGAAGTACAGGCTGGCCAACAGCAGTACGGCTGTTGTGGAGTTCAGCACGGCATGGAAGAAAGG
This genomic stretch from Chitinophaga sp. XS-30 harbors:
- a CDS encoding MarR family winged helix-turn-helix transcriptional regulator — protein: MAKESTFNPEYQAANTASKVVAALERLSEAFRVLLWQEAKQHGISPIQVQILTFLLHYPEKVRTVTHLATYFNMTKATVSDAIKTLESKALLNRKEVKKDNRSHTLHLTREGRSLGKKVEKFANPMLDAVKNIPPGKQAELLEELLRLIKDLNEKLIITPQRMCFNCRFYEMKRGGHYCNLVQSPLKSSDLRVECPEFDVAVLKK
- a CDS encoding DUF420 domain-containing protein, with translation MELKNKNLNLPIAIISVAIPVLVAVLFVLPKPDIQAGFDVKILPFFHAVLNSTTAVLLLASLYFIKNGRQRAHKWANLSAVFLSAVFLLSYVTYHFLTDSTKFGDINHDGVTDAAEIAVVGSIRYLYYFLLLTHILLAIVIVPLVLFTLLRAFQHDNPRHRKIARITWPLWFYVAITGVVVYIMIQPYYA
- a CDS encoding multidrug efflux SMR transporter produces the protein MAWLFLIIGGLFEIGFTISLKYSENFSRLWPSLSFVICITASFFFLNKAINSGLPIGTAYAVWTGIGAAGTAIAGMLIFKEPAAAWRIFFLVMLIGSIAGLKLVSEGH